The following are encoded together in the Ralstonia insidiosa genome:
- a CDS encoding efflux RND transporter periplasmic adaptor subunit: MRNRSLLCSRRLVAAAALVTVLAACGKDKPVPHAAGPVEVGVVTVAAQNLPVAVELPGRVNPVRVAQVRARAAGIVLKKQFVEGSEVKAGQSLFQIDPAPLQATLDSARAAAAKAQATLAQAALQEARYRDLVPINAVSKQDYDNAVIAVKQSEADLASARAAVRTAELNLGYTKVNSPIDGRIGAAQVTEGALVGQGDATLMATVTQLDPIYVDVTQASTQILALRRAMQAGQLQGVDGKAAQVHLVLDDGTVYPLPGTFKFSDITVDQTTGSVSLRAEFPNPNKDLLPGMFVRARLDQATQQNALTVPQAALSRDAAGNATVMIVNAQNKVEARPVKTTTAVGSVWVIESGLTAGDKVIVNGLQKVKPGADVTTVAADAPATQPATPDAASAPAAQVAAK, translated from the coding sequence ATGCGTAACCGTTCCCTGTTGTGTTCCCGTCGCCTGGTGGCTGCTGCCGCGCTGGTGACCGTGCTTGCCGCCTGCGGCAAAGACAAACCCGTGCCACATGCTGCGGGCCCTGTTGAAGTGGGCGTCGTCACCGTCGCCGCGCAAAACCTGCCGGTGGCCGTTGAGCTGCCCGGACGCGTGAACCCCGTGCGCGTAGCGCAGGTGCGCGCACGTGCTGCAGGCATCGTGCTCAAGAAGCAGTTCGTGGAAGGCAGCGAGGTCAAGGCTGGCCAATCGTTGTTTCAGATCGACCCGGCCCCGCTGCAAGCGACACTAGATAGCGCCCGCGCCGCCGCTGCCAAGGCCCAGGCCACGCTGGCGCAAGCCGCCTTGCAAGAGGCACGCTATCGCGATCTGGTGCCCATCAACGCGGTCAGCAAGCAGGACTACGACAACGCCGTCATCGCCGTGAAGCAGAGCGAGGCAGACTTGGCCTCAGCCCGCGCAGCAGTACGCACGGCCGAGCTGAACCTCGGCTACACCAAAGTCAACTCGCCCATCGATGGCCGCATCGGTGCCGCACAGGTGACGGAAGGCGCGCTGGTCGGGCAGGGCGATGCCACGCTCATGGCGACCGTCACGCAGCTCGACCCGATCTACGTGGATGTGACGCAGGCCAGCACGCAAATCCTGGCGCTGCGCCGCGCCATGCAGGCCGGCCAGTTGCAAGGCGTGGACGGCAAGGCAGCCCAGGTGCACCTGGTGCTGGATGACGGCACGGTGTACCCGCTGCCGGGCACGTTCAAGTTCTCCGACATCACGGTGGACCAGACCACCGGGTCGGTCAGCCTGCGCGCGGAATTCCCGAACCCCAACAAGGACCTGCTGCCCGGCATGTTCGTGCGCGCGCGCCTGGACCAGGCCACGCAGCAGAACGCGCTGACGGTGCCGCAGGCCGCGCTCTCGCGCGATGCCGCAGGCAACGCCACGGTGATGATCGTCAACGCGCAGAACAAGGTGGAAGCACGCCCCGTGAAAACCACCACGGCCGTCGGCTCGGTATGGGTGATCGAAAGCGGCCTGACCGCCGGCGACAAGGTCATCGTGAACGGCTTGCAAAAGGTCAAGCCGGGTGCGGATGTGACGACCGTGGCAGCCGATGCTCCCGCCACGCAACCAGCAACCCCGGATGCGGCCTCCGCACCGGCGGCGCAGGTTGCGGCCAAATAA
- a CDS encoding dihydrolipoyl dehydrogenase family protein — protein sequence MPAKSAASFDLIVIGAGSAGLAAARRAAQLGARTLIIDRAQVGGTCVNRGCVPKKLLGYGAAWSQTIARCLRATHAADAWGQAIARTRAEVARLNEVYHSHLLDAGVQWLTGMASLRGRGIVRLHGETGKTTLRARQVVLATGAHPVPLPVPGAELACSSDDVFGWDTLPASLIIVGGGVVAVELASMLARFGVRVTLLVREARVLSEFDVAVSEASAQALAHCGVDLVPNADVVRVERDAVNGDGVAVYVSDDTSSDIPRVLRAQRVLAAIGRAPTTAGLGLDAAGVSLDARGGIAVDRHFRTRARGVHAVGDVSSAQQLTPVATAQGQYVAERLFGKGLKGMLRLPDMNAVPTAVFCDPAIATVGLTEADARTRWPDRADTDKRATADRIDVVVRRFVSLEQRFAGTGMESLIKLVCNARSGRVLGAHIVDNAAPEIIQALAVAVRMGVRLKHLRTTVGLHPTVAEELLSL from the coding sequence ATGCCCGCAAAATCCGCAGCCTCCTTTGATTTGATCGTGATCGGCGCCGGCTCGGCCGGGCTGGCGGCCGCGCGCCGTGCAGCGCAGTTGGGCGCGCGCACCCTGATCATCGACCGCGCACAGGTGGGCGGCACCTGCGTCAATCGCGGCTGCGTGCCCAAGAAACTGCTCGGTTACGGTGCGGCCTGGTCACAGACGATTGCGCGTTGCCTGCGCGCGACGCATGCCGCCGACGCCTGGGGCCAGGCCATCGCCCGCACCCGCGCCGAGGTGGCGCGCCTGAACGAGGTCTATCACTCACACCTGCTGGACGCAGGGGTGCAGTGGCTGACCGGCATGGCGTCGCTGCGCGGGCGCGGCATCGTCCGGTTGCACGGCGAGACCGGCAAGACCACGCTGCGCGCGCGGCAGGTGGTGCTGGCCACCGGCGCACACCCTGTTCCGCTACCGGTGCCCGGCGCCGAACTCGCTTGCAGCTCCGACGACGTTTTCGGCTGGGACACACTGCCCGCCTCGCTCATCATCGTGGGCGGTGGTGTGGTGGCGGTGGAGTTGGCATCGATGCTGGCGCGCTTTGGCGTGCGCGTGACGCTGCTGGTGCGCGAGGCACGCGTGCTGTCCGAATTTGATGTCGCCGTGTCGGAGGCCTCCGCGCAGGCGTTAGCCCACTGCGGCGTCGACCTTGTACCAAACGCCGACGTCGTGCGCGTGGAGCGCGATGCGGTCAATGGCGATGGCGTGGCCGTCTACGTGAGCGACGACACGTCCAGTGACATCCCACGCGTGCTGCGTGCCCAGCGCGTACTGGCCGCCATCGGTCGCGCACCAACTACGGCGGGGCTGGGGCTGGACGCGGCAGGTGTCTCGCTCGATGCGCGCGGCGGTATCGCCGTGGACCGCCACTTCCGTACCCGCGCGCGCGGCGTGCATGCCGTGGGCGATGTCAGCAGCGCGCAGCAGCTCACGCCCGTGGCCACCGCACAGGGGCAGTACGTGGCGGAGCGTCTGTTCGGCAAGGGCCTGAAGGGGATGCTGCGACTGCCCGACATGAATGCGGTGCCGACGGCAGTGTTCTGCGACCCGGCCATCGCCACCGTGGGCTTGACCGAAGCTGACGCACGCACGCGCTGGCCAGACCGTGCAGACACCGACAAACGCGCCACCGCCGACCGCATCGACGTCGTGGTCCGCCGCTTCGTTTCACTCGAACAGCGCTTTGCCGGCACCGGCATGGAATCGCTGATCAAGCTGGTGTGCAACGCGCGCAGCGGGCGTGTGCTTGGCGCCCACATCGTCGACAACGCCGCGCCCGAGATCATCCAGGCGCTGGCGGTGGCGGTGCGCATGGGGGTGCGGCTCAAGCATCTGCGCACCACGGTGGGCCTGCACCCGACGGTGGCGGAAGAACTGCTGAGCCTCTAA
- a CDS encoding patatin-like phospholipase family protein has translation MSTPTFDQMVFAGGGNRCWWQAGWWDVVQPELGLAPRVITGISAGASTACMLHAWNSAELMDYYGETLRHNKRNAHWGNLLRGERVFPHYGMYRTALLTVFGEGRFARLAQAPEIRIGVAHIPRWMGARTAVAAGLIAYNIEKHVRKTLHPTLGRRLGFTPEFVRAQDCASPEELADLLLQSASTPPFTPVLRRAGRPVLDGGMVDNVPVHALDPTPGDALVLVTRLYPRPTFFRMDVPVAGGVQRRFYVQPSRKVPISSWDYTRPGAMRDAYALGRHDGETFLRELPRGFAEPVAA, from the coding sequence ATGAGCACGCCCACCTTCGATCAGATGGTGTTTGCCGGCGGTGGCAACCGCTGCTGGTGGCAAGCCGGATGGTGGGATGTCGTGCAGCCCGAACTGGGCCTGGCGCCACGTGTGATCACCGGCATCTCGGCCGGCGCATCGACGGCCTGCATGCTGCACGCCTGGAATTCCGCCGAGCTGATGGACTACTACGGCGAGACCCTACGCCACAACAAGCGCAACGCCCACTGGGGCAACCTGCTGCGCGGCGAGCGCGTGTTCCCGCACTACGGCATGTACCGCACGGCGCTGCTGACGGTGTTTGGCGAGGGCCGCTTCGCGCGGCTGGCGCAGGCGCCCGAGATCCGCATCGGCGTGGCGCATATCCCACGCTGGATGGGCGCGCGCACGGCCGTGGCGGCGGGGCTGATCGCGTACAACATCGAAAAGCACGTCCGTAAGACGCTGCACCCGACATTGGGCCGGCGCCTGGGCTTCACGCCCGAATTCGTGCGCGCGCAGGATTGCGCCTCGCCCGAAGAGCTGGCCGACCTGTTGCTGCAATCCGCATCGACCCCGCCGTTCACGCCGGTCCTGCGGCGCGCGGGGCGGCCGGTGCTCGACGGCGGCATGGTCGACAACGTGCCGGTGCACGCGCTGGACCCGACCCCGGGCGATGCACTGGTGCTGGTGACGCGCCTGTACCCGCGCCCAACGTTCTTCCGCATGGATGTGCCGGTGGCCGGCGGCGTGCAGCGCCGCTTTTACGTGCAGCCCTCGCGCAAGGTGCCGATCTCGAGCTGGGACTACACCCGCCCGGGCGCCATGCGCGACGCCTATGCGCTCGGCCGTCATGACGGCGAAACCTTCCTGCGCGAACTTCCACGCGGGTTCGCCGAACCGGTGGCTGCGTAG
- a CDS encoding TetR family transcriptional regulator has translation MVRRTKEEALETRNRILDAAEDVFYARGVARTSLSDIAQAAGVTRGAIYWHFRNKADVFAAMCERVKLPMETMCTPLGVEADDPLGELRTVGNFLLRQLVEDAHWRKVFEIMFNKCEFVEDTSPILKRQQESFEEGMTHLTSIIEQATRRGQLPTDLDIPLAVSHFHATFNGIMGDFLFYPDASSLASKRERLMDACIDTLKYSPALRLPQPGTGSARTEASA, from the coding sequence ATGGTCAGACGAACCAAGGAAGAAGCACTGGAAACACGCAACCGCATCCTGGATGCGGCAGAAGACGTGTTTTATGCACGTGGCGTGGCACGCACGTCGCTATCGGATATCGCACAGGCCGCAGGCGTGACGCGCGGCGCCATCTACTGGCATTTCCGCAACAAGGCGGACGTGTTCGCCGCCATGTGCGAGCGTGTGAAGCTGCCGATGGAAACCATGTGCACGCCACTGGGGGTGGAAGCCGACGACCCACTGGGTGAACTGCGCACAGTGGGCAACTTTCTGCTACGCCAACTGGTGGAAGACGCGCACTGGCGCAAAGTCTTCGAGATCATGTTCAACAAGTGCGAGTTCGTGGAAGACACGAGCCCCATCCTCAAGCGCCAGCAGGAATCGTTTGAGGAAGGCATGACGCACCTGACCAGCATCATCGAACAGGCAACGCGGCGCGGGCAGTTGCCGACTGACCTGGACATTCCCCTGGCGGTGTCGCATTTCCATGCCACGTTCAACGGCATCATGGGCGACTTCCTGTTCTATCCGGATGCCTCCTCCCTCGCCAGCAAACGCGAGCGCCTCATGGACGCCTGCATCGACACCCTGAAGTATTCGCCCGCGCTGCGCCTGCCGCAGCCGGGTACTGGCTCCGCCCGTACCGAGGCCTCCGCATGA
- a CDS encoding efflux RND transporter periplasmic adaptor subunit yields MTNTRRYHQLAAAAFMVVALAACGNKQAQGPGGAGMPPAEVGVVTVQPHAVGLTSELPGRLEATRVAQVRARVAGIVLKRSYAEGSDVKAGQQLFQIDPAQYQASLDSAKAQLARSEATQTQAQLKAERYKPLVATNAISKQDYDDATAAAKQATADVAAARAAVETAKLNLGYASVTSPIAGRAGLAQITEGALVGQGEATLLTTVQQIDPIYLTFTQSSTEVMRLQEALKAGKLAKAGGDAAKVTLVTEDGRAYAQPGKLYFSDLTVDPATGTITLRAIVPNADRTLLPGMYVRARLEQAVDEQAITVPQQAVTRSPDGASVMIVDADGKVAVRQVQADRSTGTEWIVSSGLKAGDKVIVDGLQKVRPGAPVKAVPWQPGAAPGQGQGQAKPGQGAAPAASAPAASAPAASAPAAKQ; encoded by the coding sequence ATGACGAACACCCGCCGTTATCACCAACTCGCTGCCGCCGCATTCATGGTGGTGGCGCTTGCAGCCTGCGGCAACAAGCAGGCACAAGGGCCGGGCGGCGCCGGCATGCCTCCGGCCGAAGTCGGCGTTGTGACTGTGCAGCCGCACGCTGTCGGTCTGACCAGCGAATTGCCGGGTCGCCTGGAAGCCACGCGTGTGGCCCAGGTGCGCGCGCGGGTCGCGGGCATCGTGCTCAAGCGTTCGTACGCTGAAGGCAGTGACGTAAAGGCTGGCCAGCAGCTGTTCCAGATCGACCCGGCGCAGTACCAGGCCTCGCTCGACAGCGCCAAGGCGCAACTGGCACGCTCCGAAGCCACGCAAACGCAGGCGCAACTGAAGGCCGAGCGCTACAAGCCGCTGGTCGCCACCAACGCCATCAGCAAGCAGGATTACGACGATGCGACGGCCGCTGCCAAGCAGGCCACCGCTGACGTAGCTGCCGCGCGCGCTGCCGTGGAAACCGCCAAGCTGAATCTCGGTTACGCCAGCGTCACTTCGCCGATCGCCGGCCGCGCCGGTCTGGCACAGATCACTGAAGGCGCACTGGTTGGCCAGGGTGAAGCCACGCTGCTGACCACCGTGCAGCAGATCGACCCGATCTACCTGACCTTCACGCAGTCGAGCACTGAGGTGATGCGCCTGCAGGAAGCGCTCAAGGCCGGCAAGCTGGCCAAGGCTGGCGGTGATGCCGCCAAGGTCACGCTGGTGACGGAAGACGGCCGCGCCTATGCGCAGCCCGGCAAGCTGTACTTCTCTGACCTGACGGTGGACCCGGCCACCGGCACGATCACGCTGCGCGCGATTGTTCCGAACGCCGACCGCACGCTGTTGCCAGGCATGTACGTGCGCGCCCGTCTGGAGCAGGCGGTGGACGAGCAGGCCATCACGGTGCCGCAACAGGCCGTGACGCGCAGCCCGGATGGTGCCTCGGTCATGATCGTAGACGCCGATGGCAAGGTGGCGGTGCGTCAGGTTCAGGCGGACCGTTCAACTGGTACGGAGTGGATCGTCTCCAGCGGACTGAAGGCGGGTGACAAGGTCATCGTCGACGGCCTGCAGAAGGTTCGCCCAGGCGCGCCGGTGAAGGCTGTGCCGTGGCAACCGGGCGCAGCGCCGGGCCAAGGTCAGGGCCAAGCCAAGCCAGGTCAGGGTGCAGCACCTGCTGCCAGCGCCCCAGCAGCAAGCGCCCCCGCTGCCAGCGCACCGGCAGCCAAGCAGTAA
- a CDS encoding efflux RND transporter permease subunit yields MAKFFIDRPVFAWVLALFIILAGAISITQLPISQYPTIAPPSIIITATYPGANAKTLDESVTSIIEQEMNGADGLLYMESVSQGGNGQATITVTFKAGTDPALAQVDVQNRLKRVEARLPSQVTQQGVQVDKARANFLLFATLASTDGKMDPVALGDYISRNVLNEIKRVPGVGQAVLFGTERAMRVWIDPAKLVGYKLTPTDVYNAIRAQNSLVSAGTIGDLPSVSDQPLAATVVVEGQLTTTEQFGNIVLVSKPDGSLVRVKDVARLELGGQTYSTSARINGQPISAIGVQLSPTGNALGTAKAVKAKLEELSKYFPAGVEYKVPYDTSKFVQISIEEVVKTLFEAMVLVFLVMLLFLQNIRYTLVPSIVVPISLLGAFAVMNALGFSINVLTMFGLVLAIGILVDDAIVVVENVERIMAEEGLPPREATRKAMGQITGAIIGITLVLMAVFIPMAFFSGSVGAIYRQFSLSMVSSIFFSALMALTLTPALCSTLLKPIEKGSHHEKKGFYGWFNRMFSSTTNRYQSFVERMLKKTFRYMVIYVALIAAVVLLFLRLPSSFLPTEDQGYIVTNIQLPPGASANRTLEVIKQVENYYKQEKAVENIVAVQGFSFSGNGPNAGIVFTPFKDWSERKGKDQTADAVAGRAFGALFGGIRDAIVFPLNPPPIPELGNATGFTFRLQDRAGLGHDALIAARNQLMGMAAQSKVITGMRPEGLEDSPQYQVDIDREKANALGVSFTDINAVLSTALGSAYANDFPNYGRQQRVIVQADKINRMQPEDIMNLYVRNGQGNMVPMSTFAKGHWIVGPVQLVRYNGYPAVRLSGAAAPGASSGDAMAEMERLAGKLPAGIGYEWTGQSLQEKASGSQAPALYALSLLAVFLVLAALYESWSIPAAVILVVPLGVLGALLGVTLRAMPDDVYFKVGLIAVVGLSAKNAILIIEFAKDLQAQGKGLIEATLEAVHLRFRPIIMTSFAFILGVVPLAIATGASSASQRAIGTGVMGGMITATVLAVVLVPVFFVVVRRIFKGSERQRRLDAAHRPLDEEI; encoded by the coding sequence ATGGCAAAGTTTTTCATCGATCGCCCGGTCTTTGCCTGGGTGCTCGCGCTGTTCATCATCCTGGCTGGGGCGATCTCGATCACCCAGCTGCCGATCTCGCAGTACCCGACCATCGCGCCGCCGTCCATCATCATCACGGCAACGTATCCGGGCGCCAATGCGAAGACGCTGGACGAATCCGTCACCAGCATCATCGAGCAGGAAATGAACGGTGCGGACGGCCTGCTCTATATGGAGTCGGTCAGCCAGGGCGGTAACGGCCAGGCCACCATTACCGTGACGTTCAAGGCCGGTACCGATCCGGCGCTGGCGCAGGTGGACGTGCAGAACCGTCTGAAGCGCGTGGAAGCGCGTCTGCCCTCACAGGTGACGCAGCAGGGCGTGCAGGTCGACAAGGCCCGCGCCAACTTCCTGCTGTTCGCCACGCTGGCGTCGACCGACGGCAAGATGGACCCGGTGGCGCTGGGTGACTACATCTCGCGCAACGTGCTCAATGAAATCAAGCGCGTGCCGGGTGTGGGCCAGGCGGTTCTGTTCGGTACGGAACGCGCGATGCGCGTCTGGATCGATCCGGCCAAGCTGGTCGGCTACAAGCTGACCCCAACCGACGTCTACAACGCCATCCGCGCACAGAACTCGCTGGTCTCGGCCGGTACGATCGGCGATCTGCCGTCCGTTTCCGACCAGCCGCTCGCGGCCACGGTCGTGGTGGAAGGCCAGCTCACGACCACCGAGCAGTTCGGCAACATCGTGCTGGTGTCCAAGCCCGACGGCTCGCTGGTTCGCGTGAAGGATGTGGCGCGCCTGGAGCTGGGTGGCCAGACCTACTCGACGTCGGCCCGCATCAACGGCCAGCCGATCTCGGCCATTGGTGTGCAGCTCTCGCCCACCGGTAACGCGCTGGGCACCGCCAAGGCCGTGAAGGCCAAGCTGGAAGAGCTGTCGAAGTACTTCCCGGCCGGCGTGGAATACAAGGTGCCGTACGACACCTCGAAGTTCGTCCAGATCTCGATCGAAGAAGTGGTCAAGACGCTGTTCGAGGCCATGGTGCTGGTGTTCCTGGTGATGCTGCTGTTCCTGCAGAACATTCGCTACACGCTGGTGCCGTCGATCGTGGTGCCGATCTCGCTGCTGGGCGCGTTTGCCGTGATGAACGCGTTGGGCTTCTCGATCAACGTGCTGACCATGTTCGGCCTGGTGCTGGCGATCGGTATCCTGGTTGACGATGCGATTGTGGTCGTGGAAAACGTCGAGCGGATCATGGCCGAAGAAGGCCTACCCCCGCGCGAAGCCACCCGCAAGGCCATGGGCCAGATCACCGGCGCCATCATCGGGATTACGCTGGTGCTGATGGCCGTGTTCATCCCGATGGCGTTCTTCTCGGGCTCGGTGGGCGCGATCTATCGCCAGTTCTCGCTGTCGATGGTGTCGTCGATCTTCTTCTCGGCACTCATGGCACTGACGCTCACGCCGGCACTGTGCTCGACGCTGCTCAAGCCGATCGAGAAGGGTTCGCACCACGAGAAGAAAGGCTTCTACGGCTGGTTCAACCGCATGTTCTCGAGCACCACGAACCGCTACCAAAGCTTCGTGGAGCGCATGCTGAAGAAGACCTTCCGCTACATGGTCATCTATGTTGCGCTGATCGCAGCGGTGGTGCTCCTGTTCCTGCGCCTGCCGTCTTCGTTCCTGCCGACTGAAGACCAGGGTTACATCGTGACCAACATCCAGTTGCCGCCGGGCGCATCGGCCAACCGCACGTTGGAAGTGATCAAGCAGGTCGAGAACTACTACAAGCAGGAAAAGGCGGTCGAGAACATCGTGGCCGTGCAGGGTTTCAGCTTCTCGGGCAACGGGCCGAACGCCGGTATCGTGTTCACCCCGTTCAAGGACTGGAGCGAGCGCAAGGGCAAGGATCAAACCGCCGATGCGGTGGCCGGCCGTGCCTTCGGTGCGCTGTTCGGTGGTATTCGCGATGCGATCGTGTTCCCGCTGAACCCGCCGCCGATTCCGGAACTGGGTAACGCAACGGGCTTCACGTTCCGTCTGCAAGACCGCGCGGGTCTGGGGCATGACGCCTTGATCGCCGCCCGCAATCAACTGATGGGGATGGCGGCGCAAAGCAAGGTCATCACGGGTATGCGACCGGAAGGTCTGGAAGACTCGCCGCAGTACCAGGTCGATATCGACCGCGAGAAGGCCAATGCGCTGGGCGTGTCCTTCACCGATATCAACGCCGTGCTGTCGACGGCGCTGGGCTCGGCGTACGCCAACGACTTCCCGAACTACGGTCGTCAGCAGCGTGTGATCGTGCAAGCGGACAAGATCAACCGCATGCAGCCCGAAGACATCATGAACCTGTACGTACGCAACGGGCAGGGCAACATGGTGCCGATGTCGACGTTCGCGAAGGGCCATTGGATCGTCGGCCCGGTGCAGCTCGTGCGCTACAACGGCTATCCGGCGGTTCGCCTGTCGGGTGCGGCCGCGCCGGGTGCCAGCTCGGGTGATGCCATGGCCGAGATGGAACGCCTGGCCGGTAAGCTGCCGGCGGGTATCGGTTACGAGTGGACGGGCCAGTCGCTGCAGGAAAAGGCCTCCGGCTCGCAAGCGCCGGCGCTGTATGCGCTGTCGCTGCTGGCGGTGTTCCTGGTGCTGGCTGCGTTGTACGAAAGCTGGTCGATTCCGGCGGCGGTGATTCTGGTGGTGCCGCTGGGCGTGCTCGGCGCACTGCTGGGCGTGACGCTGCGCGCCATGCCGGATGACGTGTACTTCAAGGTCGGCCTGATTGCGGTGGTGGGCTTGTCCGCCAAGAACGCGATTCTGATCATCGAGTTTGCGAAGGACTTGCAGGCGCAAGGCAAGGGCCTGATCGAGGCCACGCTGGAAGCGGTGCACCTGCGGTTCCGCCCGATCATCATGACGTCGTTCGCCTTCATCCTGGGCGTGGTGCCGCTGGCGATTGCCACGGGTGCCAGCTCCGCCAGCCAGCGCGCCATCGGTACCGGCGTGATGGGCGGGATGATTACCGCGACGGTGCTGGCCGTGGTGCTGGTGCCCGTGTTCTTCGTGGTGGTCCGCCGCATCTTCAAGGGCAGCGAGCGTCAACGCCGCCTGGATGCCGCGCACCGTCCGTTGGACGAGGAAATCTGA
- a CDS encoding efflux transporter outer membrane subunit, whose product MQKTMTFSLASLATRAPALLPALLLAAGVLSGCSLAPTYERPDAPVTSTYPQAPAGYAVPADSAKPGENAPRATDLGWREFFPDPRLQKLIGLSLENNRDLRIAVLNIEAARAQYRLQVAELLPPVNASATYTRSLTPQSISQTGQDIITKQYQLGVGISNYQVNLFSVGDVTRSARASYLATAEGQRAAQISLISQVAKAYLNERAYAEQLELAQQTLKGREDYYKLAKQRFDVGASSALDLRQTETLVESARVSVAQLTRQYAQATNALVLLVGAPLPADLPPPTTVSSEKIVADIPPGLPSELLEQRPDIRQAEQKLIAANANIGIARAAFFPSIGLTSNVGTASGALHDLFKAGTGLWSFVPNLTLPIFDWGTRVFQLDSTKANQKIAVATYEKTIQTAFREVSDALVARGTLEEQVAAQKRFRDATAERLTLSDQRYRNGVSSFLDVLDAQRDLFSADQTLVQTRLARLTNAIDLYTALGGGLQESSTIAAAKQAQPTAAPGLAPAAPDMTPVR is encoded by the coding sequence ATGCAGAAAACGATGACCTTCTCTTTGGCCTCATTGGCAACCCGCGCCCCCGCGCTGCTGCCGGCGCTTCTGCTGGCTGCAGGTGTGTTGTCCGGCTGCTCGCTGGCGCCGACCTATGAGCGCCCGGATGCTCCGGTAACGAGCACGTATCCGCAGGCACCGGCCGGCTATGCCGTGCCGGCTGACAGCGCCAAGCCGGGCGAGAACGCCCCGCGCGCCACCGATCTCGGCTGGCGCGAGTTCTTCCCCGATCCGCGTCTGCAGAAGCTGATCGGCCTGTCGCTGGAGAACAACCGCGACCTGCGCATCGCCGTGCTCAATATTGAGGCGGCGCGCGCGCAGTACCGTCTGCAAGTCGCTGAACTGCTGCCGCCGGTCAACGCATCTGCCACGTACACGCGCAGCCTGACGCCGCAGTCGATCTCGCAGACCGGGCAGGACATCATCACCAAGCAGTATCAGCTTGGTGTGGGCATCAGCAACTACCAGGTCAACCTGTTCAGCGTGGGCGACGTGACGCGCTCCGCGCGCGCCAGCTATCTGGCGACCGCAGAGGGCCAGCGCGCCGCGCAGATCAGCCTGATCTCGCAGGTGGCCAAGGCGTACCTGAACGAGCGCGCCTATGCCGAGCAGCTTGAGCTGGCCCAGCAGACCCTGAAGGGCCGCGAGGATTACTACAAGCTCGCCAAGCAGCGCTTTGACGTGGGTGCCTCGTCGGCGCTGGACCTGCGCCAGACCGAAACGCTGGTGGAATCGGCGCGTGTGTCGGTCGCCCAGCTCACGCGCCAGTACGCCCAGGCGACCAACGCCCTGGTGCTGCTGGTGGGTGCGCCGCTGCCGGCTGACTTGCCGCCGCCGACCACCGTGTCGTCGGAGAAGATCGTGGCCGACATTCCGCCGGGTCTGCCGTCGGAGCTGCTGGAGCAACGCCCGGACATTCGCCAGGCCGAGCAGAAGCTGATCGCGGCCAATGCCAACATCGGCATCGCGCGTGCGGCGTTCTTCCCGAGCATCGGGTTGACGTCCAACGTGGGCACGGCCAGCGGCGCGCTGCATGACCTGTTCAAGGCCGGCACCGGGCTGTGGTCGTTCGTGCCGAACCTCACGCTGCCGATCTTCGACTGGGGCACGCGCGTCTTCCAATTGGACTCCACCAAGGCCAACCAGAAGATCGCCGTCGCCACCTACGAGAAGACCATCCAGACCGCGTTCCGGGAAGTGTCCGACGCCCTCGTGGCGCGCGGCACGCTGGAAGAGCAGGTGGCGGCGCAAAAGCGCTTCCGCGATGCCACGGCCGAGCGTCTGACGCTGTCTGACCAGCGCTACCGCAACGGCGTGTCGAGCTTCCTCGACGTGCTCGATGCGCAACGTGACCTGTTCAGCGCTGATCAGACCCTGGTACAGACGCGCCTGGCCCGCCTGACCAACGCCATCGATCTGTACACGGCGCTGGGCGGCGGTCTGCAGGAAAGCAGCACCATTGCGGCTGCCAAGCAAGCGCAACCGACGGCTGCGCCGGGCCTGGCACCCGCCGCGCCGGACATGACGCCGGTCCGCTGA
- the rpsU gene encoding 30S ribosomal protein S21 produces the protein MTTVRLKENEPVEVALRRFRREIERTGLIKELRARTAYEKPTTERKRKKAAAVSRTRKRLRSQMLPKKLY, from the coding sequence ATGACCACTGTCCGTCTGAAAGAAAACGAACCGGTTGAAGTCGCACTGCGCCGCTTCCGCCGTGAAATCGAGCGCACCGGCCTGATCAAGGAACTGCGCGCACGCACCGCTTACGAAAAGCCGACGACCGAGCGCAAGCGCAAGAAGGCTGCTGCTGTGTCGCGCACGCGTAAACGCCTGCGCTCGCAAATGCTGCCGAAAAAGCTCTACTAA